From a region of the Methylomonas rapida genome:
- the cas7c gene encoding type I-C CRISPR-associated protein Cas7/Csd2 yields the protein MTIQNRYEFVYLFDVSNGNPNGDPDAGNMPRLDPESSKGLVTDVCLKRKIRNFIELTDEKTSGYEIYVKEKSILNLQNNEAYKALGIEHVSKKLPKDINDANKITSWMCEHFFDIRAFGAVMTTEVNCGQVRGPVQLAFAKSIDPIIPLEISITRMAVTTEKEAEEQAGGNRTMGRKHIVPYGLYRVHGFISAKLAEKTGFSETDLEKFWQALALMFEHDRSAARGEMAARKLVVFKHNDALGNVPAHALFERVKVDRINGEKDTPASSFSDYKISIDKTNLQGVTIEEKF from the coding sequence ATGACCATTCAAAACCGCTATGAATTTGTTTATTTATTTGACGTAAGCAACGGCAATCCCAATGGCGATCCCGATGCTGGCAATATGCCCCGCCTGGACCCCGAATCCAGTAAAGGCTTGGTTACCGACGTGTGCTTAAAGCGAAAAATCCGTAATTTCATTGAATTGACCGATGAGAAAACGTCCGGCTATGAAATTTATGTCAAAGAAAAAAGCATATTAAATCTGCAAAATAACGAAGCTTATAAAGCACTTGGAATTGAGCATGTGTCGAAAAAATTGCCCAAAGATATTAATGACGCAAATAAGATAACCAGTTGGATGTGCGAGCACTTTTTCGACATCCGTGCTTTTGGCGCGGTGATGACCACCGAGGTCAATTGCGGCCAAGTTCGCGGACCGGTCCAACTGGCCTTCGCCAAATCAATAGACCCAATTATCCCGCTAGAAATATCCATCACCCGCATGGCGGTAACCACTGAAAAAGAGGCCGAGGAGCAGGCGGGCGGAAACCGAACGATGGGGCGCAAACACATCGTGCCTTATGGTTTGTATCGCGTGCATGGTTTTATTTCCGCCAAGCTGGCGGAAAAAACCGGGTTTTCGGAAACCGATCTGGAAAAATTCTGGCAAGCCCTGGCGTTAATGTTCGAACACGACCGCTCTGCCGCTCGTGGTGAAATGGCTGCGCGTAAACTGGTCGTCTTTAAACATAACGATGCCTTAGGTAATGTTCCGGCGCATGCATTATTCGAACGGGTAAAAGTTGATCGCATTAACGGCGAAAAAGACACACCGGCCTCAAGTTTTAGCGACTATAAAATCAGCATCGACAAAACCAATCTTCAGGGTGTAACCATAGAGGAAAAATTCTAA
- a CDS encoding type II toxin-antitoxin system VapC family toxin — MVVDSSVLIAVLLMEPGAEQFLQQLAEADELFLSPASLLETAMVIEYKKGKAGADKLDELLGELMPIIVPFDHQQALLARMAWREYGKGRHPAKLNFGDCCSYALAKQLNKPLLFKGNDFSQTDLLLMNSGD; from the coding sequence ATGGTCGTCGATTCATCGGTGTTGATTGCCGTATTGCTGATGGAGCCCGGTGCCGAGCAGTTCTTACAGCAACTGGCCGAGGCAGACGAACTTTTTCTCAGTCCGGCCAGCTTGCTAGAAACGGCAATGGTCATTGAATACAAAAAGGGTAAAGCCGGAGCCGACAAACTGGATGAATTATTGGGCGAGTTGATGCCAATAATTGTTCCATTCGATCACCAGCAAGCCTTGCTAGCCAGAATGGCATGGCGCGAATATGGCAAAGGCCGCCATCCGGCCAAATTGAACTTCGGCGATTGCTGTAGTTACGCGTTGGCCAAGCAGTTGAATAAACCCTTGCTATTCAAGGGCAACGACTTTTCCCAAACTGATTTGCTGTTAATGAATTCCGGGGATTGA
- the cas4 gene encoding CRISPR-associated protein Cas4, with amino-acid sequence MEPEPIYLSRLQHYLYCPRQFALIELEDVWVENQFTAEGKVLHQRVDQPDKQKRGDIRSVRSLRLSHAALGIEGVADVVEYHIQPDGSEQPYPIEYKRGKPKQHRADEVQLCAQALCLEDMEGLLVPEGALFYGEVRRRHVVYFDATLRELTLQTIQACRDIVQSKTTPKAVYKAGKCRNCSLIEQCHPQDFTRPASVWLAQQLTEN; translated from the coding sequence ATGGAACCGGAACCCATCTACCTCTCGCGCCTGCAACACTATCTCTACTGTCCCCGACAGTTTGCGTTAATCGAACTGGAAGACGTCTGGGTCGAAAACCAGTTCACCGCCGAGGGAAAAGTGTTACATCAACGCGTGGATCAACCCGACAAACAAAAGCGTGGCGACATTCGTAGCGTACGCTCGTTGCGTTTATCGCATGCTGCGCTGGGCATAGAAGGCGTGGCGGATGTCGTGGAATACCATATACAGCCGGACGGCAGCGAACAGCCGTATCCCATCGAATACAAACGCGGCAAACCCAAACAGCATCGCGCTGACGAAGTGCAGTTGTGCGCACAGGCCTTGTGTCTCGAAGACATGGAAGGACTGCTGGTGCCGGAAGGCGCTTTGTTTTATGGCGAGGTACGGCGCCGGCATGTCGTCTATTTTGACGCGACGTTGCGGGAGCTGACTTTACAAACCATCCAGGCCTGCCGGGACATCGTTCAATCCAAAACGACGCCCAAGGCCGTTTACAAAGCCGGCAAATGCCGCAATTGTTCGCTGATCGAACAATGTCATCCGCAGGATTTCACCCGCCCGGCATCGGTTTGGCTGGCGCAACAACTGACAGAGAACTAA
- the cas1c gene encoding type I-C CRISPR-associated endonuclease Cas1c — protein sequence MRPLRNVIYIQTQNAWVHKDNDNLVMKVGDEIKARVPIHKLQGLVCFGQVSISPYLMAHCSENGVTITYLNQFGKFLARVEGPVSGNVLLRRTQHLTGADRDKSVAIARTMLSGKLYNQRAVLRRYLRDYGDQADGQAMAAELTTAEKRLSRCLNQLADCDAIDTLMGREGEAAQVYFGVFQYLIRQPDFQFDARRRRPPTDPVNALLSFCYTLLTHDCRSALETTGLDPASGFLHQLRSGRPSLALDLAEELRPMIDRFVLSLINKRQLSLKDFEEWPNGSFTLKEEPRRTLLAAWQDRKQDTLMHPWFEESVPIGMLPWTQAQILARFLRGDCDSYVPFLWK from the coding sequence ATGCGACCATTACGCAACGTGATTTACATTCAGACCCAGAATGCCTGGGTACATAAGGACAACGACAATCTGGTAATGAAGGTCGGCGACGAGATCAAAGCCCGTGTGCCGATACACAAACTGCAAGGTCTGGTCTGTTTTGGCCAAGTCAGCATTTCGCCATACTTGATGGCGCACTGCTCGGAAAACGGTGTGACGATTACCTATCTGAATCAATTCGGCAAATTTCTGGCCCGCGTCGAAGGCCCGGTCAGCGGCAATGTCTTGCTGCGCCGCACCCAGCATCTAACCGGCGCCGACCGCGACAAAAGCGTAGCTATTGCCCGCACCATGTTGTCCGGCAAACTCTACAACCAACGCGCGGTATTGCGTCGTTATCTGCGCGATTACGGTGACCAGGCCGACGGCCAGGCGATGGCGGCAGAACTGACGACAGCGGAAAAGCGTTTGAGTCGCTGCTTAAATCAATTAGCCGACTGCGATGCTATTGATACCTTGATGGGACGGGAGGGTGAAGCGGCTCAAGTCTATTTCGGCGTGTTCCAGTATTTGATACGCCAGCCGGATTTCCAATTCGACGCCCGCCGACGTCGGCCACCAACCGATCCGGTCAACGCTTTGCTGTCTTTTTGCTATACCTTGCTGACCCATGACTGCCGTTCGGCATTGGAAACCACCGGCCTCGACCCAGCCAGCGGTTTTTTGCACCAGTTACGCAGTGGCAGGCCATCATTGGCACTAGATTTGGCAGAAGAGTTACGGCCGATGATCGATCGCTTCGTGCTGTCGTTGATCAACAAACGTCAATTGTCGCTCAAGGATTTTGAAGAATGGCCCAATGGTTCGTTTACCTTAAAGGAAGAGCCGCGCCGCACGCTGCTGGCAGCCTGGCAAGATCGCAAACAGGACACCTTAATGCACCCCTGGTTTGAAGAATCAGTGCCAATCGGCATGCTGCCCTGGACTCAGGCACAGATTCTCGCTCGATTTCTGCGCGGCGATTGTGACAGTTATGTACCGTTTTTATGGAAATAA
- the cas2 gene encoding CRISPR-associated endonuclease Cas2, which translates to MMILVTYDVSFKDEGGPKRLRRIARLCQVFGQRVQYSVFEIEVDMAQWTELKNQLVNVMDEEQDSLRIYYLGSNWERKVEHIGAKKVLDLNGLLLM; encoded by the coding sequence ATGATGATCTTGGTAACCTACGACGTCAGTTTTAAAGATGAAGGTGGCCCGAAGCGTCTAAGACGCATAGCCCGGCTTTGTCAGGTATTTGGGCAACGGGTCCAGTATTCGGTATTCGAAATCGAAGTGGATATGGCGCAATGGACCGAACTAAAGAACCAGTTGGTCAACGTGATGGACGAAGAGCAAGATAGTCTGCGGATTTATTACCTGGGCAGTAATTGGGAACGCAAGGTCGAACACATCGGCGCAAAAAAGGTGTTGGATTTGAACGGCCTATTGCTGATGTGA